A genome region from Bifidobacterium coryneforme includes the following:
- a CDS encoding polyprenyl synthetase family protein: protein MAEGQKLLVRKDMKRVVARLHEEETKVEPYRDDYRRLLDNHGKMIRAAMVVLFARACRPAREPVDESVITGAAAIEMLHLATLVHDDVLDDAPIRRKQPTVHTTRGNKAAIYLGDLILSRYMEIMAEIAPDTDFIREQAGTVCEIVGGELYQESGRHHTDITVDYYDKAISGKTAALFRLACLTGIRLSSPRPGSRMEEAARAFGGNLGMAFQIIDDINDFDLGKDTGKPKLEDIRDGIYTLPVLLGLRKDRGFRSVVESDSPEEVLGYLQAHPELLEESRQTARTYLGRADQALEGSPLNEDVRNLLGEMVTALTRQV, encoded by the coding sequence ATGGCAGAAGGGCAAAAGCTCCTGGTACGCAAGGACATGAAGCGGGTCGTTGCCCGTCTTCACGAGGAGGAGACGAAGGTCGAACCCTATAGGGACGACTACCGCAGGCTCCTGGACAACCACGGAAAGATGATTCGGGCGGCAATGGTCGTCCTCTTCGCCCGGGCCTGCAGGCCCGCCCGGGAACCCGTGGACGAGAGCGTCATCACAGGAGCCGCCGCCATCGAGATGCTTCACCTGGCCACCCTGGTCCATGACGATGTTCTGGATGACGCCCCCATCCGGCGTAAGCAGCCCACGGTCCATACGACTCGGGGCAACAAGGCGGCCATATACCTGGGAGATCTGATCCTCTCCCGGTACATGGAAATCATGGCGGAGATTGCCCCGGATACCGACTTCATCAGGGAACAGGCCGGGACCGTCTGCGAAATCGTGGGCGGGGAGCTCTACCAGGAGTCCGGCCGTCACCACACCGACATCACCGTGGACTACTACGACAAGGCCATTTCGGGGAAGACCGCCGCCCTCTTCCGCCTGGCCTGCCTGACCGGCATCCGCCTCTCCTCCCCCCGGCCCGGCAGCCGCATGGAGGAGGCCGCCCGGGCTTTTGGGGGGAACCTGGGCATGGCCTTCCAAATCATCGACGACATCAACGACTTCGACCTGGGCAAGGACACCGGCAAACCCAAGCTGGAGGACATACGCGACGGCATATACACCCTCCCCGTCCTCCTCGGGCTCCGGAAGGACAGGGGGTTCAGGTCCGTCGTCGAATCCGACAGCCCCGAGGAGGTACTGGGGTATCTCCAGGCTCACCCCGAATTGCTTGAAGAGAGCCGGCAGACGGCCCGTACCTATCTGGGCAGGGCCGACCAGGCCCTGGAGGGTTCACCACTCAACGAGGATGTCCGCAACCTCCTGGGTGAGATGGTCACGGCCCTGACCCGTCAGGTCTGA